A genome region from Arachis duranensis cultivar V14167 chromosome 6, aradu.V14167.gnm2.J7QH, whole genome shotgun sequence includes the following:
- the LOC107495032 gene encoding inactive LRR receptor-like serine/threonine-protein kinase BIR2 encodes MDLKNCFLLLLLTSFLVCGCSQVEDDVTCLKGFKDSLSDPQQRLAKWNLENKTAGSVCNYDGVSCWNPQENRIIGLDLSGMNLSGKIPESIKYCSKNLQKLVLGSNSLSGSIPPKICDWLPYLVTLDLSSNDLSGPIPAALENCSYLNELEISDNDLSGPIPAEIGSLVRLNKFSVANNHLTGAIPGSLLRFGKEAFDGNSGLCSKCGGLSKKNLAIIIAAGVFGAAVSLLLAFGLWWWYHLGSSRDKRGYGIGSTTDGGDNWALSLRGHKLVQVTLFQKPIVKVKLGDLMAATNNFSAENVLMATRTGTTYKADLRDGSTLAVKRLSKCKIGEKQFRMEMNRLGQVRHPNLAPLLGFCVVEDEKFLVYKHMSNGTLYSLLHKNRGVLDWEMRFRIGLGAARGLAWLHHGCHPPIIQQNICSNVILVDEDFDARIMDFGLARLLQSDTNESSFVNGDLGELGYVAPEYPSTMVASLKGDVYGFGIVLLELATGRKPLDVNNVEEEFKGNLVDWVNKLSSSGRAKDCIDKAIFGRGHDEEILKFMKIASSCVVPHPKERLSMFEVYNSLKSMAKDHSFSEYDDEFPLIFGKPGNERA; translated from the coding sequence ATGGATCTGAAGAACTGCTTCTTGCTACTCTTGTTGACGAGCTTCTTGGTTTGTGGTTGTTCGCAGGTTGAAGACGACGTGACTTGCCTGAAAGGCTTCAAGGACTCTCTGAGTGACCCTCAACAGAGACTCGCCAAGTGGAATTTGGAAAACAAGACAGCCGGTTCCGTCTGCAACTACGATGGTGTGTCATGCTGGAACCCGCAGGAGAATCGTATTATTGGTCTTGATCTTAGTGGGATGAATCTATCCGGTAAGATTCCGGAGTCCATCAAGTACTGCAGTAAGAATCTTCAGAAGCTCGTACTTGGATCCAACTCGCTCTCAGGGTCGATTCCTCCCAAGATCTGTGATTGGTTGCCGTATTTGGTCACACTGGACCTTTCTAGCAACGATCTTTCTGGTCCTATTCCGGCTGCGTTAGAGAATTGTTCTTACTTGAACGAGTTAGAGATCTCCGATAACGACCTTTCGGGTCCTATTCCCGCTGAAATTGGGAGCTTGGTGAGGCTGAATAAGTTCTCGGTTGCTAACAATCATCTCACCGGCGCGATCCCTGGCTCTCTTTTGCGGTTTGGGAAGGAAGCCTTTGATGGGAATAGTGGGCTGTGTTCCAAGTGTGGTGGATTGAGCAAGAAGAATCTTGCCATTATTATTGCTGCTGGGGTGTTTGGTGCTGCGGTTTCGTTGTTATTAGCTTTTGGGTTGTGGTGGTGGTACCATTTGGGATCGAGTAGGGATAAGAGAGGGTATGGGATTGGAAGCACTACCGATGGTGGTGATAATTGGGCTTTGAGTTTGAGGGGTCACAAGCTTGTTCAGGTTACTCTGTTTCAGAAGCCTATTGTGAAGGTTAAGTTAGGGGATTTGATGGCTGCAACTAATAACTTTAGTGCTGAGAATGTTCTTATGGCGACGAGGACGGGGACTACTTATAAGGCGGATCTTCGCGATGGGTCCACGCTCGCGGTGAAGCGGCTCAGTAAGTGTAAGATTGGGGAGAAGCAGTTTCGGATGGAGATGAATAGGCTAGGCCAGGTTAGGCACCCGAATTTGGCTCCCCTGTTGGGTTTCTGTGTGGTGGAAGATGAGAAGTTTTTGGTTTATAAGCACATGTCAAATGGGACTCTCTATAGCTTGTTGCATAAGAATCGTGGTGTGTTGGATTGGGAGATGAGGTTCAGAATTGGATTGGGCGCAGCAAGGGGCCTCGCGTGGCTACACCACGGGTGTCATCCTCCAATTATACAGCAGAATATCTGCTCCAATGTGATTCTTGTCGATGAAGATTTTGATGCGCGGATAATGGACTTTGGGCTTGCGAGGCTGTTGCAATCTGATACTAATGAGAGTAGTTTTGTTAATGGGGATCTGGGAGAACTTGGCTACGTTGCGCCAGAGTATCCGAGTACAATGGTTGCTTCTTTAAAAGGGGATGTTTATGGTTTTGGAATTGTGCTTCTGGAGTTGGCTACTGGTCGAAAACCTCTGGATGTCAACAATGTAGAGGAAGAATTTAAGGGTAATTTGGTGGATTGGGTGAACAAGCTTTCTAGTTCAGGTAGAGCAAAGGATTGCATTGATAAAGCTATATTTGGAAGGGGACATGACGAGGAGATACTCAAGTTCATGAAAATAGCGTCTAGTTGTGTAGTTCCTCACCCTAAGGAGAGGTTGTCTATGTTCGAGGTTTATAATTCCTTGAAGAGTATGGCAAAAGATCACAGTTTCTCTGAATATGATGATGAATTTCCATTGATCTTTGGTAAACCCGGAAATGAGAGGGCTTAG
- the LOC107494951 gene encoding uncharacterized protein LOC107494951 — MQAIKEKIQDIKESRKAKAELKAEEKAEKELAKARMDIAHEARLAKEAEAEMDRHVAKASEIAEKEITKHQANKSNPMDMSGMDDGAPPAFDGGISNRSNAGTLGSPEISDPCPAPPALAETKSDRYFTPAETAPSAAAMEGRSAIDRHL; from the exons ATGCAAGCTATAAAGGAAAAGATTCAAGATATAAAAGAATCGCGCAAGGCCAAGGCCGAACTAAAGGCTGAAGAAAAG GCAGAGAAAGAACTTGCAAAAGCCAGAATGGACATAGCACACGAGGCGAGGCTTGCGAAAGAAGCCGAAGCAGAAATGGACAGGCATGTGGCGAAGGCAAGCGAGATAGCAGAGAAAGAAATAACAAAGCATCAAGCTAACAAGTCCAATCCCATGGACATGAGTGGTATGGACGATGGTGCTCCACCAGCATTTGATGGAGGAATAAGCAACCGCTCTAATGCTGGCACATTGGGATCACCAGAAATCAGCGACCCTTGCCCGGCTCCTCCTGCTCTTGCTGAAACAAAAAGTGACCGCTACTTTACACCTGCAGAAACTGCACCCTCTGCTGCTGCAATGGAAGGACGAAGCGCAATTGATCGCCATCTATGA
- the LOC107495033 gene encoding probable serine/threonine-protein kinase PBL19 produces MSCFLYFKDKSRKWKRRSAPELKKQEKSKLNAFKRVTKSSGSSSSPRGIPELYEEKAHNLRVFSYDELRQATNDFSRVFKIGEGGFGSVYKGSIKPVIANADPVSVAIKRLNQNGLQGHKQWLAEVQFLGVVEHQNLVKLIGYCSVDGERGIQRLLVYEYMSNKSLESHLFNKAYDPLPWKTRLEIALGAAQGLAYLHEESEVQVIYRDFKCSNILLDENFRPKLSDFGLAREGPEVGHTHVSTAVMGTNGYAAPDYIQTGHLTTKSDVWSFGVVLYELLTGRRSLERSRPKTEQKLLEWVKQYPAETKRFVLIMDPRLEGQYSIHGARKLAKLADHCLSRSAKERPLMSQVVGILKQIIQTSDDEKSAEESTVVSDDDLTKTEEKSTQSAPSELWRKRMDHLAKLGEHVESASRRRFMILQRGKVP; encoded by the exons ATGAGTTGCTTTCTCTACTTCAAAGACAAATCTAGGAAGTGGAAGCGTAGATCAGCACCTGAATTGAAAAAACAAGAGAAATCCAAGCTCAATGCTTTTAAAAGAGTCACCAAGTCTTCAGGATCTTCGTCCTCACCTCGTGGTATACCGGAATTGTATGAGGAGAAAGCTCATAATTTGAGGGTTTTCTCCTACGACGAGCTCCGCCAAGCCACCAATGATTTCAGTAGAGTTTTTAAGATAGGAGAAGGTGGATTTGGGAGTGTATATAAAGGTTCAATCAAACCTGTCATTGCTAATGCTGATCCTGTTTCAGTTGCCATCAAAAGGCTTAACCAGAATGGTTTGCAG GGCCATAAGCAATGGTTAGCTGAAGTTCAGTTTCTTGGCGTTGTGGAGCACCAAAATCTTGTCAAACTAATAGGGTACTGTTCTGTGGATGGAGAAAGAGGAATTCAAAGACTGCTTGTATATGAATACATGTCGAATAAAAGCTTAGAATCCCATCTTTTCAATAAAGCCTATGATCCTCTTCCTTGGAAAACAAGACTTGAGATAGCACTTGGAGCAGCTCAAGGGTTAGCATATCTGCATGAAGAATCAGAAGTTCAG GTGATATATCGGGATTTTAAATGCTCAAATATACTACTGGATGAAAATTTTAGGCCAAAACTTTCAGATTTCGGACTCGCTAGGGAGGGACCGGAAGTTGGACATACTCATGTTTCAACTGCT GTGATGGGAACAAATGGTTATGCTGCTCCAGATTATATTCAGACAGGCCATCTCACTACCAAGAGCGACGTGTGGAGTTTCGGCGTGGTGCTTTACGAGTTACTTACAGGAAGGCGTTCATTGGAGCGAAGCCGGCCCAAAACTGAGCAGAAACTTTTGGAATGGGTGAAACAATACCCTGCCGAGACCAAAAGGTTTGTCCTAATAATGGATCCAAGACTTGAAGGCCAGTATTCAATTCACGGAGCGCGAAAACTTGCAAAGCTTGCAGATCATTGTTTGAGTAGAAGCGCAAAAGAACGACCGTTGATGAGTCAAGTGGTAGGGATACTGAAGCAGATAATCCAAACTTCTGATGATGAAAAATCTGCAGAGGAGAGTACTGTAGTATCAGATGATGATCTAACCAAGACTGAAGAGAAGTCGACACAATCGGCTCCCTCGGAATTATGGAGAAAGAGGATGGACCATCTTGCAAAACTTGGTGAGCATGTGGAGAGTGCTAGTAGAAGAAGATTTATGATCCTACAGAGAGGAAAAGTTCCTTAA